In Candidatus Methanomethylophilus alvi Mx1201, a genomic segment contains:
- a CDS encoding PHP domain-containing protein, with the protein MIADLHVHTNYSNDGKSTPQQVIDACIERGIGCVAITDHNSFKAYFDVKDNGKVIVIPAEEVSSTEGHIVALGIDREIPRGLSIQATIDAIHEAGGFAFAAHPYRWWSGLGEKNTLKYDFDGTEALNARSVKSANRRSMKLAERIGKPITAGSDAHSPGRIGWGNVTLPDGLGTWQEVVAAIMESKATAHSVYRHPMETIRYGFKSIGQWILRGFKRM; encoded by the coding sequence ATGATCGCCGACCTGCATGTCCACACGAACTATTCGAACGACGGGAAGTCGACCCCCCAGCAGGTCATAGATGCCTGCATCGAGAGGGGAATAGGCTGCGTGGCGATAACCGATCACAACAGCTTCAAGGCCTATTTCGACGTGAAGGACAACGGCAAGGTCATAGTGATCCCCGCGGAGGAGGTCTCCTCCACGGAGGGTCACATAGTCGCATTGGGGATAGACAGGGAGATCCCCCGCGGCCTCTCCATCCAGGCCACCATAGACGCCATCCACGAGGCGGGAGGGTTCGCATTCGCCGCCCACCCGTACAGGTGGTGGTCGGGTCTGGGGGAGAAGAACACCCTGAAGTACGATTTCGACGGGACGGAGGCGCTGAACGCACGCTCCGTCAAAAGCGCCAACAGAAGGTCCATGAAGCTCGCCGAGAGGATCGGGAAACCGATAACGGCAGGCTCGGACGCCCATTCGCCCGGACGTATAGGCTGGGGCAACGTGACCCTTCCGGACGGTCTCGGGACGTGGCAGGAGGTCGTCGCCGCCATCATGGAAAGCAAGGCGACCGCACACAGCGTATATCGTCATCCGATGGAGACCATACGCTACGGGTTCAAATCCATAGGACAGTGGATCCTACGCGGATTTAAGAGGATGTAA
- a CDS encoding class I SAM-dependent methyltransferase → MDRIMEHRSKPTVESIGFSEDRLKDAYGRMDMENHPWARHASKEIESLESLCSTFIGKRIMDAGCGRGRHSLSIAKKYPSSSILGVDYSEANISSALSKKDGLSNVEFEVSDLRDYRPDRTFDIVLCLYDVIGSFPDDSDNEAIVETLASCCEIGGYLAVSVMNMELTRHLAHPSNICDVESDPKVLFDLPPGDVMHKSGDIFDPDLYLIDTTRL, encoded by the coding sequence ATGGACAGAATCATGGAACATCGTTCCAAACCAACAGTGGAATCGATCGGTTTCTCCGAGGACCGTCTCAAGGATGCATATGGGAGGATGGATATGGAGAACCATCCGTGGGCAAGACATGCATCGAAGGAGATCGAATCACTGGAATCCCTGTGTTCCACCTTCATTGGAAAGAGGATAATGGATGCCGGTTGCGGAAGAGGTCGTCATTCTCTGTCGATAGCGAAGAAATATCCCTCCTCCTCGATTCTGGGCGTGGATTATTCGGAAGCCAACATATCGTCGGCATTGTCCAAGAAAGACGGACTCTCCAACGTCGAATTCGAAGTGTCCGATCTGAGGGATTATCGTCCCGACAGGACTTTCGATATCGTGCTGTGTCTGTACGATGTCATCGGTTCCTTCCCCGATGATTCTGATAACGAGGCGATCGTGGAGACTCTTGCATCATGTTGTGAGATCGGAGGGTATCTTGCGGTATCCGTAATGAACATGGAGCTGACGAGACATCTGGCACATCCTTCCAACATATGTGATGTCGAGTCAGACCCCAAGGTCCTTTTCGATCTTCCCCCGGGGGATGTCATGCACAAAAGCGGCGACATCTTCGATCCCGATCTCTATTTGATCGATACGACCCGACTTTGA
- the metG gene encoding methionine--tRNA ligase, translating into MSKVLVNIAWPYANGPIHLGHVAGSLLPPDIFARYNRLLGNEVWVVGGSDQHGTPITVTADKEGVTPEEVADRYHAMNKKAIEDLGIEYTLYSKTHSPVHSEITQWMFRTLLDNGYIYTKDEDEYYCPKCRKFLPDRYVEGTCPNCGMQDVRSDQCDNCGTTFVPGDVIDPHCTRCGTRPEVRSSTQFFLKLSAFEKPLLEFLDDKKYWRQNVRAYTQNFLKGGLKDRAITRDMSWGIPIPVEGEEWKDKVIYVWFDAVIGYLSTTIAHSRDIGQPDYWKTFWENPDCKHYYFIGKDNIPFHSIIWPAMLMGMRQGLNLPYDIPANEYLMFNGGKLSKSRKGAVTDAESMIPRDMPRVLEKFDPEEIRYYLSIIMPDTHDAEFSWSDMETKVNSELVAALGNLYHRCLSFTYKNFGTIPENDSPDEKVSSEIFKTYTEYERFLSACDFKKALQAVMGLAHFGNEYFNSCTPWKLVKEDKAACGRALNENLRIIKALAIMAWPFLPRSSEKIWDYMGLPGTVEEAGYKSVQTPLPAGTRMKEPVPVYGKIDLKVTFPDLFKQPEAEAKKKVEAAKEEKRPAEPFDAFRRLDLRVGKVVSVEDHPNADKLFKLQVDVGEETPRTICAGLKAYYTKEQMLGRKAIVVTNLAPRPLRGVESCGMLLAADDEDLGGDAVLLLRPSDPEIPVGTRFNCGLENSGDVIDYKKHFSAVTMKVSSVKDGVFVSEGAGIELPAGAPARVAAVVDGGRVLVLGDGKGCVATVDGDIKDGAGVR; encoded by the coding sequence ATGTCGAAAGTCCTTGTAAACATCGCATGGCCCTATGCGAACGGACCCATCCATCTGGGACACGTCGCGGGCTCTCTTCTCCCACCGGACATCTTCGCCCGCTACAACAGGCTCCTGGGCAACGAGGTCTGGGTCGTCGGAGGTTCCGACCAGCACGGCACCCCCATCACAGTCACCGCGGACAAGGAGGGCGTCACCCCGGAGGAGGTCGCCGACAGGTACCACGCCATGAACAAGAAGGCGATAGAGGACCTGGGGATCGAGTACACCCTCTATTCCAAGACCCACTCCCCCGTCCACTCCGAGATCACCCAGTGGATGTTCAGGACCCTCCTGGACAACGGATACATCTACACAAAGGACGAGGACGAGTACTACTGTCCGAAGTGCAGGAAGTTCCTCCCCGACAGGTATGTGGAGGGGACGTGCCCCAACTGCGGCATGCAGGACGTCCGCTCCGACCAGTGCGACAACTGCGGGACCACCTTCGTCCCAGGGGACGTCATCGACCCCCACTGCACCCGCTGCGGCACCAGGCCCGAGGTCAGGTCCTCCACCCAGTTCTTCCTGAAGCTGTCCGCCTTCGAGAAGCCCCTCCTGGAGTTCCTGGACGACAAGAAGTACTGGAGGCAGAACGTCAGGGCGTACACGCAGAACTTCCTCAAGGGCGGTCTCAAGGACCGCGCCATCACCAGGGACATGTCCTGGGGCATACCCATCCCGGTGGAGGGCGAGGAATGGAAGGACAAGGTGATCTACGTATGGTTCGACGCGGTCATCGGATACCTCAGCACGACCATCGCCCACTCCAGGGACATCGGGCAGCCCGATTACTGGAAGACCTTCTGGGAGAATCCCGACTGCAAGCACTACTACTTCATCGGGAAGGACAACATCCCGTTCCACAGCATCATCTGGCCCGCCATGCTCATGGGTATGAGGCAGGGACTCAACCTGCCTTACGACATCCCGGCCAACGAGTACCTCATGTTCAACGGCGGCAAGCTGTCCAAGAGCAGGAAGGGCGCCGTCACCGACGCCGAATCCATGATCCCCCGGGACATGCCCCGCGTCCTGGAGAAGTTCGACCCCGAGGAGATCAGGTACTATCTGTCCATCATCATGCCCGACACCCACGATGCCGAGTTCTCCTGGTCCGACATGGAGACCAAGGTCAACAGCGAGCTCGTCGCGGCCCTCGGGAACCTGTACCACAGGTGTCTCAGCTTCACCTACAAGAACTTCGGCACCATCCCGGAGAACGACAGCCCCGACGAGAAGGTGTCCTCCGAGATATTCAAGACGTACACCGAGTACGAGAGGTTCCTCTCCGCATGCGACTTCAAGAAGGCCCTGCAGGCGGTCATGGGTCTGGCGCACTTCGGGAACGAGTACTTCAACTCCTGCACCCCGTGGAAGCTGGTGAAGGAGGACAAGGCCGCCTGCGGCAGGGCCCTCAACGAGAACCTGAGGATCATCAAGGCCCTCGCCATCATGGCATGGCCCTTCCTGCCCAGGTCCTCCGAGAAGATCTGGGACTACATGGGTCTTCCGGGCACCGTCGAGGAGGCCGGATACAAGTCCGTCCAGACCCCTCTGCCCGCAGGGACGCGGATGAAGGAACCCGTCCCCGTATACGGCAAGATCGACCTCAAGGTGACCTTCCCGGACCTGTTCAAGCAGCCGGAGGCGGAGGCCAAGAAGAAGGTCGAGGCCGCCAAGGAGGAGAAGAGGCCCGCCGAGCCGTTCGACGCGTTCAGGAGGCTCGACCTCCGTGTCGGCAAGGTCGTCTCCGTGGAGGACCATCCGAACGCCGACAAACTGTTCAAGCTGCAGGTGGACGTAGGGGAGGAGACCCCGAGGACCATATGCGCCGGCCTCAAGGCCTACTACACGAAGGAGCAGATGCTCGGGAGGAAGGCGATAGTCGTCACCAACCTCGCCCCGCGCCCCCTCAGAGGGGTGGAGTCGTGCGGGATGCTCCTGGCGGCCGACGACGAGGACCTCGGCGGGGACGCCGTGCTGCTCCTGAGGCCTTCCGACCCGGAGATACCCGTGGGCACCAGGTTCAACTGCGGTCTCGAGAACTCCGGCGACGTGATAGATTACAAGAAGCACTTCTCCGCGGTGACCATGAAGGTGTCCTCGGTGAAGGACGGTGTCTTCGTCTCCGAGGGTGCCGGCATCGAACTGCCCGCCGGGGCGCCTGCACGCGTCGCGGCCGTGGTGGACGGGGGCAGGGTCCTCGTCCTCGGCGACGGGAAGGGATGCGTGGCCACCGTGGACGGCGACATCAAGGACGGGGCAGGCGTCAGATGA
- a CDS encoding carcinine hydrolase/isopenicillin-N N-acyltransferase family protein has translation MDKKTETAPSSGSTGPSGADRGPGNPHSFEWLTDEMSASLDTVHRVDKEGFLYEMDCSYDYYGNPYITSLMEKFGVYDAGCSAFVTFNETGDSVLTARNYDYRHTDAAGGYTGLNVAIHCAPDGRYRSVAIADAYWLDSDNATFSAGVLDDGRTDTSMLVMLPYVCVDGINEKGLTVSILKLDVKEGESSVDQKDAGKISIGHSVLTRYILDGCATVDEAVAMAGDYNIKGVFGMDFHIFVTDSTGASAVLEWRYNKLCVTKVDAVSNFYSGFDDAEDYYKNGVLMENVVRLENSVKEYKYGFGHGYHRLTGIVSALERYIDFSREDRAAKMTGEQAMRILSVAAQDPGTEATSMTQYSAVYDSKSLSATVCMHQDYGSVFRITLD, from the coding sequence TTGGATAAGAAGACCGAAACAGCTCCATCATCCGGAAGTACGGGACCGTCCGGGGCCGACAGGGGTCCGGGCAATCCCCATTCATTCGAATGGCTGACCGACGAGATGTCCGCATCGCTCGATACCGTCCACCGTGTCGACAAAGAGGGATTCCTCTATGAGATGGACTGCAGCTACGACTACTACGGCAACCCCTACATCACTTCCCTCATGGAGAAATTCGGCGTCTATGACGCCGGGTGCTCCGCATTCGTCACCTTCAACGAGACGGGGGACAGCGTCCTGACCGCCAGGAACTACGATTACAGGCACACGGATGCCGCCGGAGGATATACCGGTCTGAACGTCGCCATACACTGCGCCCCCGATGGGAGATACAGGTCCGTGGCCATCGCCGACGCGTATTGGCTGGATTCCGATAACGCGACGTTCTCCGCAGGGGTCCTGGACGACGGCAGGACCGACACCTCCATGCTCGTGATGCTTCCGTACGTATGTGTGGACGGGATCAACGAGAAGGGGCTGACCGTATCCATCCTCAAACTCGACGTCAAGGAGGGGGAGTCGTCCGTGGACCAGAAGGATGCGGGGAAGATCTCCATCGGGCATTCCGTTCTGACACGTTACATATTGGACGGATGTGCCACGGTGGATGAGGCCGTCGCCATGGCCGGGGACTACAACATCAAGGGGGTGTTCGGCATGGACTTCCACATATTCGTGACCGACTCCACCGGCGCCTCCGCCGTATTGGAGTGGCGCTACAACAAGCTGTGCGTCACCAAGGTGGATGCCGTCTCCAACTTCTACTCCGGATTCGACGATGCCGAGGACTACTACAAGAACGGTGTCCTCATGGAGAACGTGGTGCGCCTGGAGAACTCCGTGAAGGAATACAAGTACGGTTTCGGTCACGGGTACCACCGTCTCACCGGGATAGTAAGCGCATTGGAGCGTTACATCGACTTCTCCCGGGAGGACCGTGCCGCCAAGATGACGGGGGAGCAGGCCATGCGCATCCTGAGCGTCGCCGCACAGGATCCCGGGACAGAGGCGACGTCGATGACCCAGTACAGCGCCGTCTACGATTCCAAGAGTCTCAGCGCGACCGTGTGCATGCATCAGGATTACGGCTCCGTCTTCAGGATAACCCTGGACTGA
- a CDS encoding MATE family efflux transporter, which produces MEGTSGTKVLLSDPKVAIPALAVPLAVAIFVQNFNSMADTMWAAWLGGSAVAGLGLAYPLYAAIVGIGNGLGIGVAAAIARCVGLSDREGATRSAGQSLLLALAASVLVTVPLVVFAEPIMYAFGAGEAGPDAVAYGMPIFAGSFFVIAGSVMSGVLRGEGAARRSMVIQVAGALFNMVLDPVLMYGLGMGVAGAGLATVAAGALSLCLGLYYYVGADDMYVRFRIRDLRPDWPVAKEILCVGLPESAEYMVMSLINIPMNYIIVGVGDPNVVGTYTSAWRVGYMVLIPCQALSGGVVSVCSTEYARGRADLVAEAYRFTARRSVLHTFYLSVLLALLSYPIACMFTASDDISYLRDNMTVCLLCLAALLPMMSMVFVGSAFLQSLEHSEIGFLSSLIRNILMVSGYFAMAAVFRSTEAIWVIMAVIEVAGGALMAWLAKVYIGRFGDSCLRGGTGNTS; this is translated from the coding sequence ATGGAGGGAACGTCGGGTACCAAGGTCCTGCTGAGCGACCCGAAGGTCGCCATACCGGCCCTGGCGGTACCTTTGGCCGTAGCGATATTCGTCCAGAACTTCAACAGCATGGCCGACACCATGTGGGCCGCATGGCTGGGGGGATCCGCCGTAGCAGGTCTCGGATTGGCATATCCCCTCTATGCGGCCATAGTGGGCATCGGCAACGGTCTCGGCATAGGCGTCGCCGCTGCCATCGCCAGATGCGTTGGGCTTTCCGACAGGGAGGGGGCCACCCGTTCCGCCGGCCAATCCCTTCTTCTGGCACTTGCGGCATCCGTCCTTGTGACCGTCCCCTTGGTCGTATTCGCGGAACCCATCATGTATGCGTTCGGTGCCGGGGAGGCCGGTCCGGACGCCGTCGCCTACGGGATGCCGATCTTCGCCGGGAGCTTCTTCGTCATAGCCGGGTCCGTCATGTCGGGCGTCCTCAGGGGCGAGGGTGCGGCCCGCCGTTCCATGGTCATACAGGTGGCGGGGGCACTCTTCAACATGGTCTTGGACCCCGTACTGATGTACGGTCTGGGCATGGGTGTCGCCGGGGCGGGGTTGGCCACGGTGGCCGCCGGTGCACTCTCGTTGTGTCTGGGTCTTTACTATTATGTCGGTGCGGACGATATGTACGTGAGGTTCCGTATCAGGGACCTGAGGCCCGATTGGCCCGTGGCGAAGGAGATCCTGTGCGTCGGTCTTCCGGAGTCCGCCGAGTACATGGTCATGTCCCTGATCAACATACCCATGAACTACATCATAGTCGGGGTGGGGGACCCCAACGTGGTCGGTACCTACACCTCGGCATGGAGGGTGGGTTACATGGTCCTCATCCCGTGTCAGGCCCTCAGCGGAGGCGTGGTGTCGGTGTGTTCGACGGAATACGCCCGCGGCCGTGCCGACCTCGTCGCGGAGGCCTACCGTTTCACCGCCCGCCGCTCCGTACTCCACACATTCTATCTCTCCGTACTGCTGGCACTTCTGTCCTACCCGATAGCGTGCATGTTCACGGCGTCGGACGACATATCGTACCTCCGGGACAACATGACCGTCTGCCTCCTCTGCCTGGCGGCCCTTCTCCCCATGATGTCCATGGTGTTCGTGGGTTCCGCCTTCCTCCAATCGCTGGAACATTCGGAGATCGGGTTCCTGTCGTCGCTGATACGCAACATCCTGATGGTGTCCGGATACTTCGCCATGGCGGCGGTCTTCCGCAGCACCGAGGCCATCTGGGTCATCATGGCGGTCATAGAGGTCGCGGGAGGGGCCCTCATGGCCTGGCTGGCGAAGGTATACATCGGCAGGTTCGGGGATTCATGCCTCCGCGGAGGTACAGGCAACACATCCTGA
- a CDS encoding ribosome biogenesis/translation initiation ATPase RLI, whose protein sequence is MRIAAVLFDRCQNKKCNKECYKFCPLIRTGVNVIEFGERGKPIISETLCQGCGICANKCMFKAIKIIGLADELKDEMVNQYGENSFRLYRLPVPKKGMITGILGPNGIGKTTAINILSGIVVPNLGNYDNPPTKEEVLAHYKGTDIYPYLSDVYAGKIKVAMKPQYVDKLPKVTKGVVRDLLSKTQERMSLEEAVETFGLEQVIDRDLTKLSGGELQRVAMAATCMKDADIYFFDEPTSYLDIYQRVKMARIIKSLAGEDKYVVVIEHDLAILDYLADNVNLVYGSEGAYGVFTLGRQVRTAINVYLQGYLPEENIRFRERPIEFAVSAPSGEWDTPTLIDFEDVSKDFGEFKLDVNSGAVKIGESVGVVGPNATGKTTFVKMLAGEIKPDKGCVNGIMRISYKPQYISQDYDGTVQDYLCAINYDQVTSGFFDTQVIGPLAIKFLMDKQMKNLSGGELQRVAIAGCLAKDADIYLLDEPSAYLDSNQRMEAAKCISGMMEKTGRSALIVDHDIYFIDMVSDSLMVFGGEPGHHGIAEGPYRMREGMNKFLKSVDITFRRDADTHRPRINKEGSNLDRTQKSVGEYYYAEQS, encoded by the coding sequence ATGAGGATCGCGGCGGTCTTGTTCGACAGATGCCAGAACAAGAAATGCAACAAGGAATGCTACAAGTTCTGTCCGCTCATCAGGACGGGAGTGAATGTCATCGAATTCGGGGAGAGGGGGAAACCCATCATCTCCGAGACGCTGTGCCAGGGATGCGGCATATGCGCCAACAAGTGCATGTTCAAAGCGATCAAGATCATAGGGCTGGCCGACGAACTCAAGGACGAGATGGTCAACCAGTACGGGGAGAACTCCTTCCGCCTCTACAGGCTCCCCGTCCCCAAGAAGGGTATGATCACCGGTATCCTCGGACCCAACGGGATAGGAAAGACCACCGCCATCAACATCCTGTCCGGGATAGTGGTGCCCAACCTCGGGAACTATGACAACCCTCCCACCAAGGAAGAGGTCCTTGCCCACTACAAGGGGACCGACATCTACCCCTACCTCAGCGACGTGTATGCGGGGAAGATAAAGGTGGCCATGAAGCCCCAGTATGTGGACAAGCTCCCCAAGGTCACCAAGGGTGTCGTCAGGGACCTCCTGAGCAAGACCCAGGAGAGGATGAGTCTGGAGGAGGCCGTGGAGACGTTCGGTCTGGAACAGGTCATCGACAGGGACCTCACCAAACTCTCCGGAGGAGAGCTCCAGAGGGTCGCCATGGCGGCCACGTGCATGAAGGATGCGGACATCTACTTCTTCGACGAGCCCACATCCTACCTCGACATCTACCAGAGGGTCAAGATGGCCCGCATAATCAAGAGCCTGGCCGGCGAGGACAAGTATGTCGTGGTCATAGAACACGACCTCGCCATCCTGGACTATCTGGCGGACAACGTCAACCTGGTCTACGGGTCGGAGGGCGCATACGGAGTGTTCACGCTCGGAAGACAGGTGAGGACCGCCATCAACGTCTACCTGCAGGGTTACCTGCCCGAGGAGAACATCAGGTTCAGGGAGAGACCCATCGAGTTCGCCGTCTCCGCACCGTCCGGGGAGTGGGACACACCCACCCTCATCGACTTCGAAGACGTCTCCAAGGATTTCGGCGAATTCAAGCTGGATGTCAACAGCGGAGCGGTGAAGATCGGGGAATCGGTAGGGGTCGTCGGCCCTAACGCCACCGGTAAGACCACCTTCGTCAAGATGCTGGCGGGGGAGATCAAACCCGACAAAGGATGCGTCAACGGGATCATGAGGATCTCCTACAAGCCCCAGTACATATCCCAGGACTACGACGGCACCGTCCAGGACTACCTGTGCGCCATAAACTACGACCAGGTCACCAGCGGGTTCTTCGACACCCAGGTGATCGGTCCCCTGGCCATCAAGTTCCTGATGGACAAGCAGATGAAGAACCTGTCCGGAGGAGAACTCCAGAGGGTCGCCATCGCAGGGTGCCTCGCGAAGGATGCCGACATCTATCTTCTGGACGAACCGTCCGCATACCTCGATTCCAATCAGAGGATGGAGGCGGCCAAGTGCATAAGCGGGATGATGGAGAAGACCGGGCGCAGCGCACTCATCGTGGACCACGACATCTACTTCATCGACATGGTCTCCGATTCGCTCATGGTATTCGGCGGGGAACCGGGACACCACGGTATCGCGGAGGGACCGTACAGGATGCGCGAGGGCATGAACAAGTTCCTGAAATCCGTCGACATAACGTTCAGACGCGATGCGGACACCCACAGACCCAGGATAAATAAAGAAGGATCCAACCTGGACAGGACCCAGAAGTCCGTAGGCGAATACTACTACGCCGAGCAGTCCTGA
- a CDS encoding IS1634 family transposase has product MTNYRNKIHAKIPEPNDNVTMTMGNKTVVDAVFADTGLDVFLDGLKRVQGNSVAAETAALVANSVEMTGISVNRIDRILEEDAVREEYGLDANAPRSIYRTIERIGENSDAIVRYLGDVLKKKYGVKMDTVFMDWTSLFFEAPQQGIVRVGYSRDHRPDRPQVTIGLSMDRESGMPIGLTVNAGNILDVTHFEDTFEQIRHLLPKDAMIVFDNGAYSRKNSALLDKEGVGFVTRLQLNASDDKFVGSHKEDWIPIDGTISYQMIEGNLKRRRYIFRNEKLKADVLARCRRKAERDWEEMEIIRKNIDSGKKPRKKYRNSNCFVDTKLSYQFPLDNRTKEEAIDEAVNRMITGREGLFVLLTNRPLTAEKTIELYRARNHVEGAFRDLKHGIDWRPARCTNEMAIKGRILISFLALFCISMVRFLHPEYRNRTAESICEELGSFSLTVLVKGDEPKRRIFSNFTSLIRLLRARIKGKIRGLRADQTSLDTF; this is encoded by the coding sequence TTGACCAATTACAGGAACAAGATACACGCAAAGATACCGGAACCGAACGATAACGTCACCATGACCATGGGCAACAAGACCGTGGTGGATGCCGTGTTCGCGGACACGGGATTGGATGTCTTTCTCGACGGATTGAAGAGGGTTCAGGGCAATTCGGTGGCTGCCGAAACGGCAGCATTGGTGGCCAATTCCGTGGAGATGACAGGAATCTCCGTAAACAGGATCGACAGGATCCTCGAAGAGGATGCGGTGAGGGAGGAATACGGTCTGGATGCCAATGCACCCAGATCCATCTACCGTACGATAGAGCGGATCGGGGAGAATTCCGACGCCATCGTGAGATATCTCGGGGACGTCCTGAAGAAGAAGTACGGCGTGAAAATGGACACCGTCTTCATGGATTGGACGTCGCTGTTCTTCGAGGCACCTCAGCAGGGTATCGTCAGGGTAGGTTATTCGAGGGACCACAGACCGGACAGACCCCAGGTGACGATAGGCCTGAGCATGGATCGTGAGTCGGGCATGCCCATAGGATTGACCGTGAACGCAGGGAACATACTGGATGTCACGCATTTCGAGGACACCTTCGAACAGATCAGGCATCTTCTGCCGAAGGATGCTATGATCGTTTTCGACAACGGCGCTTATTCGAGAAAGAACTCGGCCCTCCTGGACAAGGAAGGAGTGGGATTCGTCACAAGACTGCAGCTGAATGCTTCGGACGATAAGTTCGTCGGTTCCCATAAAGAGGATTGGATCCCGATAGATGGCACCATCTCGTATCAGATGATCGAGGGCAATCTGAAGCGCAGGAGGTACATCTTCAGGAACGAGAAGCTGAAAGCCGATGTGCTGGCGAGATGCAGACGCAAAGCGGAACGCGACTGGGAGGAGATGGAGATAATCCGGAAGAACATAGATTCCGGAAAGAAACCGCGTAAGAAGTACCGGAATTCCAACTGTTTCGTCGATACAAAGCTCTCGTACCAGTTCCCGCTGGACAACAGAACGAAGGAAGAGGCGATAGACGAGGCCGTTAACCGCATGATCACGGGCCGCGAGGGATTATTCGTGCTCCTGACGAACCGTCCGTTGACAGCTGAGAAGACCATCGAACTGTACCGTGCGAGGAATCATGTGGAGGGGGCTTTCAGGGACCTGAAGCACGGGATCGACTGGAGGCCGGCCAGATGTACGAACGAGATGGCGATCAAGGGAAGGATCCTCATCAGTTTCCTTGCACTTTTCTGCATCTCCATGGTACGTTTCCTGCATCCGGAATACCGGAACCGTACGGCGGAATCCATATGCGAGGAACTGGGCTCGTTCTCACTTACGGTTCTGGTGAAGGGTGATGAGCCCAAGAGGAGGATTTTCAGCAATTTCACGTCCCTGATCAGGCTTCTGAGAGCAAGGATCAAGGGCAAAATCAGGGGATTAAGGGCAGATCAGACCTCTCTCGACACCTTCTGA